The following are encoded in a window of Candidatus Omnitrophota bacterium genomic DNA:
- a CDS encoding leucine--tRNA ligase translates to MDRYNFSEIEKKWQKAWREEDLFRVDVKDAKDKYYCLMMFPYPSAALHVGHGRNYVIGDVVARYKMMRGRNVLTPMGWDAFGLPAENAAIKKGIHPKESTMSNISMMKRQLDSWGVEYDWSREVTSCKADYYKWTQWIFLKLMEKGLAYRKKAFVNWCPSCNTVLANEQVIEGACERCDSRVEQKDLEQWFFRITDYAQKLLDDIDKLTEWPEKVKTMQRNWIGRSEGVNIDFPVVDSDITLSCFTTRVDTIFGCTYMVLAAEHPLVEELIKDSASKEKITEFIRKVRNESAVERVQAGTEKKGIFTGRYVINKINGRKIPLWIADYVLMEYGTGAVMAVPAHDQRDFEFAKKYDLPIEVVIDDPDEPLRAGELTQAYEEEGVLVNSDKFDGMKNTDAMEAIADHMEKEDIGERAVHFKLRDWLISRQRYWGAPIPVVYCDKCGMVPVPEEDLPVVLPESTEFKPTGESPLKSAEDFVNTACPECGGRAKREIDTMDTFVDSSWYYLRYISPNLEDRPFDTEDVNRWLPVDQYIGGVEHAILHLLYSRFITKVLCDMGYVGFDEPFKRLFTQGMIIKDGAKMSKSKGNVVSPDSLIERYGADTVRLYTLFIGPPEKDAEWSDRGVEGAFRFLKRLWNLLDILENSGDTADEDAREELLRKMHQTIKKVTDDIDGEFHFNTAISAVMELVNHVYSGISSKGASTYDRATLEELMRNLVQLLGPFVPHISEEIWQRLGVSGSVFRSRWPSYDENMLLADTVTIPVQIKGKLRSTLQMPRGLDEEKIKELVLADDKIKNHVEGKQIRKWIILKDKLVNLVVQ, encoded by the coding sequence ATGGACAGGTATAATTTCAGCGAAATAGAGAAAAAGTGGCAGAAGGCCTGGCGCGAAGAGGACCTTTTCAGGGTGGATGTCAAGGACGCCAAGGACAAGTATTACTGCCTGATGATGTTCCCTTACCCCTCGGCGGCCCTTCACGTGGGCCACGGCCGTAATTATGTAATAGGGGACGTCGTCGCCCGCTACAAGATGATGCGCGGAAGGAACGTTTTAACCCCCATGGGCTGGGACGCTTTCGGGCTTCCCGCGGAGAACGCCGCCATCAAGAAGGGGATACACCCCAAGGAATCCACCATGAGCAATATCTCCATGATGAAAAGGCAGCTTGATTCATGGGGGGTCGAGTACGACTGGAGCAGGGAGGTCACCTCCTGCAAGGCCGATTACTACAAGTGGACCCAGTGGATATTCTTGAAGCTCATGGAAAAGGGCCTCGCCTACCGGAAGAAGGCCTTCGTCAACTGGTGCCCCTCGTGTAACACGGTGCTCGCCAACGAACAGGTGATAGAAGGCGCCTGCGAAAGGTGCGACTCCCGGGTCGAGCAGAAGGACCTTGAGCAGTGGTTTTTCCGTATAACCGACTACGCCCAGAAACTCCTCGATGACATAGACAAGCTCACAGAGTGGCCCGAGAAGGTGAAGACCATGCAGCGCAACTGGATAGGCCGCTCCGAAGGCGTGAACATAGATTTTCCCGTGGTGGATTCGGACATCACCTTGAGCTGCTTCACGACGCGCGTTGACACGATCTTCGGCTGCACTTACATGGTGCTTGCCGCCGAGCACCCCCTGGTCGAGGAACTTATCAAGGATTCTGCCAGTAAGGAGAAAATAACAGAGTTCATTCGCAAGGTGAGGAACGAGTCCGCCGTCGAGAGGGTCCAGGCCGGCACCGAGAAAAAGGGCATCTTTACCGGCAGGTACGTCATAAACAAGATCAACGGCAGGAAGATACCGCTGTGGATAGCAGACTATGTTCTTATGGAGTACGGCACCGGCGCGGTCATGGCGGTCCCCGCGCACGACCAGAGGGATTTCGAGTTCGCAAAAAAATACGATCTTCCTATAGAGGTAGTTATAGATGACCCGGATGAACCTCTCCGGGCCGGGGAACTGACCCAGGCCTATGAGGAGGAAGGTGTCCTCGTTAACTCGGATAAGTTCGACGGCATGAAGAATACCGACGCCATGGAGGCCATAGCCGACCACATGGAGAAAGAGGATATCGGCGAAAGGGCGGTGCACTTCAAGCTCAGGGACTGGCTGATATCCCGCCAGAGGTACTGGGGAGCGCCCATCCCGGTGGTCTACTGCGATAAATGCGGCATGGTGCCGGTACCGGAGGAGGACCTTCCGGTAGTGCTTCCCGAGAGCACCGAGTTCAAGCCGACCGGCGAGTCGCCTCTTAAAAGTGCGGAGGATTTCGTCAACACCGCCTGTCCCGAGTGCGGGGGGCGGGCCAAGCGCGAGATAGACACCATGGACACTTTCGTCGACTCCAGCTGGTACTATCTGAGGTACATATCCCCGAATCTTGAGGATAGGCCCTTTGACACCGAAGACGTCAACAGGTGGCTGCCCGTTGACCAGTACATAGGAGGGGTAGAGCACGCCATACTGCATCTTTTATATTCAAGGTTCATCACCAAGGTCCTATGCGACATGGGTTATGTGGGGTTCGACGAACCCTTCAAGAGGCTCTTCACCCAGGGGATGATCATAAAGGACGGGGCGAAGATGTCCAAGTCCAAGGGTAACGTGGTAAGCCCGGACTCTCTCATAGAGAGATACGGCGCGGACACGGTGAGGCTCTACACGCTTTTTATAGGTCCCCCGGAGAAGGATGCCGAGTGGTCCGACAGGGGAGTTGAAGGAGCCTTCAGGTTCCTTAAAAGGTTATGGAACCTCCTGGATATTCTGGAGAATTCGGGCGATACCGCAGATGAGGACGCCCGGGAGGAACTTCTCAGAAAGATGCACCAGACCATCAAGAAGGTCACCGATGACATCGACGGGGAGTTCCATTTCAATACAGCGATAAGCGCCGTCATGGAGCTGGTTAACCACGTTTACTCGGGTATCAGTTCAAAAGGCGCATCCACTTATGACAGGGCGACCCTTGAAGAGCTCATGCGTAACCTCGTGCAGCTTCTGGGGCCCTTCGTCCCGCATATCTCCGAAGAGATCTGGCAGAGGCTCGGCGTCTCCGGAAGCGTTTTCCGGAGCAGGTGGCCTTCGTACGACGAGAATATGCTTCTAGCCGATACGGTCACGATTCCCGTTCAGATAAAGGGGAAGCTCAGGTCTACCCTGCAGATGCCCAGGGGCCTTGACGAGGAGAAGATCAAGGAACTTGTCCTTGCCGATGATAAGATCAAGAACCATGTCGAAGGCAAGCAGATACGCAAGTGGATAATTCTCAAGGATAAACTTGTCAATCTGGTCGTCCAGTAA
- a CDS encoding CHASE2 domain-containing protein produces MVLKNISGRIRLIKRYIRKAPARLKKVDTARLASYLFAAALVGLLLFFSYSRVFDEFEYSVLDFWYRARPPIAVDRDIVIIEVGDDSIEKIGKWPFPRKYHALLTRALKSAGAETIVFDIFFSEHKEGDEAFAEAIKEAGNVYVPYVFELAPSARGRTHVKATKFAAPLVEVIARVVKGSGFVNVEPDIDGKVRRVPLFIEYEGEYYPHLTFNVALDKLGYAFGDIDIEPGERITAGEDLVIPLYEDSSVLVNYPARWGRAFRHYSYVDILQSYLADVTGQKPAVNLKELAGTVCFIGLTATASPDAHPSPMEPIYPGIGVHTSLYNSIMKGLFLRRLGRGWNLLILVLMWIITGYVTLKSPRKIAILSIILIMAAYLLAAMICFWPFGVWVDVFYPLVTIAAIYVMVTLKKYFTEIQKRELIEKELDIAKGIQRSFLPREIPEAGGLDICARMLTARQVGGDLYDVVELPGGRIGVMLGDVSGKGVPAALYMARVVSVFKAFAKKGEPGEVVSQVNDNLVLEADSGLFVTMTYNVFDTSAGKISFAIGGHNPTILIDPDGRIELLDVEAGIPLGMMQSVFTQNSRQYAPGSIFVFYTDGVTEAMGPDDEMFGMERLTELASLLKGATAEEVVDAILAAVTDFEGPDRQHDDITVVAVRT; encoded by the coding sequence ATGGTTTTGAAGAATATCTCAGGCAGAATACGATTGATAAAGCGCTACATCCGTAAAGCGCCCGCAAGGCTGAAGAAGGTGGATACCGCGCGCCTGGCCTCCTATCTTTTCGCGGCGGCCCTGGTCGGGCTTTTGCTTTTTTTCTCATATTCCAGGGTATTCGACGAGTTCGAGTACAGCGTGCTGGATTTCTGGTACAGGGCAAGGCCCCCCATTGCCGTTGACCGGGACATAGTCATCATCGAGGTGGGGGATGACTCGATAGAGAAGATCGGCAAGTGGCCCTTTCCGAGGAAGTATCACGCTCTACTTACCAGAGCGCTCAAGTCCGCCGGTGCGGAGACCATAGTCTTCGATATATTCTTCAGCGAGCACAAGGAGGGTGACGAGGCCTTCGCCGAAGCCATAAAAGAGGCGGGTAACGTGTACGTGCCTTATGTCTTCGAGCTTGCGCCTTCCGCCAGGGGAAGGACCCACGTCAAGGCCACCAAGTTCGCCGCGCCCCTTGTGGAAGTGATCGCCCGGGTGGTCAAGGGCTCGGGCTTCGTCAATGTTGAGCCGGACATCGACGGCAAGGTGCGAAGGGTGCCTCTTTTTATCGAGTACGAGGGCGAGTATTACCCGCACCTTACCTTCAATGTCGCTCTGGATAAGTTGGGTTACGCCTTTGGGGATATCGATATAGAGCCCGGCGAGAGGATCACTGCGGGCGAGGATCTTGTAATACCCCTTTACGAGGACTCATCGGTCCTTGTCAATTATCCGGCAAGATGGGGAAGGGCTTTCCGGCATTATTCCTACGTGGACATACTCCAGTCCTACCTCGCGGACGTGACGGGCCAGAAGCCAGCGGTGAACCTTAAAGAGCTCGCGGGCACGGTATGCTTCATAGGTCTTACGGCTACCGCTTCTCCCGATGCGCATCCCTCCCCGATGGAGCCCATTTACCCGGGTATAGGCGTGCACACCAGCCTTTACAACAGCATAATGAAGGGGCTTTTCCTAAGGAGGCTGGGCAGGGGCTGGAACCTCCTTATACTCGTATTGATGTGGATCATAACCGGTTACGTGACGCTGAAAAGCCCGAGGAAGATAGCCATTCTTTCGATAATCCTCATCATGGCGGCCTATCTTCTGGCGGCGATGATATGTTTCTGGCCTTTCGGGGTTTGGGTCGATGTTTTTTATCCCCTTGTCACTATTGCCGCCATCTACGTGATGGTAACCCTCAAGAAATATTTCACGGAGATACAGAAGAGGGAGCTTATCGAGAAGGAGCTTGATATCGCAAAGGGCATTCAGAGAAGCTTCCTGCCGCGGGAGATACCCGAAGCGGGAGGTCTCGATATATGCGCGAGGATGCTCACTGCCCGCCAGGTGGGCGGAGACCTTTACGACGTGGTCGAGCTTCCCGGGGGCAGGATCGGCGTCATGCTCGGGGATGTATCCGGCAAGGGCGTTCCGGCGGCGCTTTACATGGCGAGGGTGGTGAGCGTTTTCAAGGCCTTCGCCAAGAAGGGGGAGCCCGGGGAGGTAGTAAGCCAGGTGAACGATAACCTCGTGCTGGAGGCGGACAGCGGGCTTTTCGTGACGATGACATACAACGTGTTCGATACCTCCGCGGGAAAGATCTCTTTCGCGATCGGCGGCCACAACCCCACTATCCTGATCGACCCCGACGGCAGAATCGAGCTTCTGGACGTTGAGGCGGGCATACCACTGGGCATGATGCAGTCGGTTTTCACCCAGAACAGTCGCCAGTACGCCCCCGGAAGCATTTTCGTCTTCTATACCGACGGCGTTACCGAGGCCATGGGCCCTGACGATGAGATGTTCGGCATGGAAAGACTTACCGAACTTGCCTCTCTGCTTAAGGGGGCTACCGCCGAGGAAGTGGTGGATGCCATTCTGGCGGCGGTGACGGATTTCGAGGGTCCGGACCGCCAGCATGACGATATCACGGTCGTAGCGGTCCGTACCTGA
- the speB gene encoding agmatinase produces the protein MEEYTRFTGPDGASTDLDRSSIVILPVPYDRTSTWIKGADKGPFALLEASPELELYDIETDHEVYTRGIYTSAPLEVGQMEPERMCRVVENEVSSLLDGGKFVVTLGGEHSVSIGAVRAHASKEEPLSVLSLDAHADLRDEYHSSRFNHACVGARIKELAHLVEVGVRSMSREEKGVLPEGDIFFARDIASSGTWIDEVLSRLSDKVYVTIDLDVFDPALMPSTGTPQPGGLDWYQVTALLAAVSAQKSVTGFDIVELCPSGNNRAPDFLAAKLVYKFLSYVYKRKR, from the coding sequence ATGGAAGAATACACCCGATTCACGGGGCCGGACGGGGCATCTACCGATCTTGACCGATCAAGCATAGTTATCCTGCCAGTACCTTATGACAGGACCAGCACATGGATCAAAGGGGCCGACAAGGGCCCTTTTGCTCTTTTAGAGGCCTCGCCGGAACTGGAATTATACGATATAGAGACCGACCATGAGGTTTACACGCGGGGGATCTATACCTCTGCGCCTCTTGAAGTGGGGCAGATGGAGCCCGAGAGGATGTGCCGGGTGGTCGAAAATGAGGTCTCGTCTCTCCTTGACGGGGGCAAGTTCGTCGTCACCCTGGGGGGCGAGCACTCGGTGAGCATAGGCGCTGTAAGGGCCCACGCCTCGAAAGAGGAACCTCTTTCGGTGCTCAGCCTTGACGCACACGCGGACCTCAGGGACGAATATCATTCAAGCCGGTTCAATCACGCCTGCGTGGGCGCGCGGATAAAAGAACTTGCGCACCTCGTCGAGGTGGGCGTTAGAAGCATGTCCCGGGAAGAAAAGGGCGTTCTTCCCGAGGGAGACATCTTCTTCGCGAGGGATATAGCCTCAAGCGGCACCTGGATAGATGAGGTCCTCTCAAGGCTTTCCGATAAGGTTTATGTCACTATAGACCTGGATGTTTTCGATCCGGCCCTCATGCCTTCGACGGGAACTCCCCAGCCGGGGGGTCTCGACTGGTACCAGGTCACGGCGCTTCTGGCGGCGGTTTCGGCGCAAAAGAGCGTCACCGGGTTCGATATCGTTGAGCTCTGTCCCTCCGGGAACAACAGGGCTCCGGACTTCCTGGCGGCAAAACTTGTTTACAAATTCCTCAGCTATGTGTATAAAAGAAAAAGGTGA
- a CDS encoding DUF4131 domain-containing protein, whose amino-acid sequence MNRPLALFILSFLAGVFLAGAFPYLTAPGAARALPVLLALLVFLAAISVKKSVLFRSFLCVFFLLLGVYRYASFTEPGANDISRSVSPAGSEALITGVITSDPEWKGQAHARHLSFVMRARQLLRGHEKSQVTGLVKVNMYRPGADPRVGDVIALSGSIRLPGEMANPAGFDYRRYLSHSGVSAILSSSKSDHYMRAGTEKTPVILIRRWISNLRRKSGEMLSEYLSGRRKELARSVLLGERGGISEKTKEVFVKTGTMHILAVSGLHIGVLGFVVLGILRFAGLARNTSYLLTMLSIILFAVFAGCRPSSMRAAIMGSFLLAGLILGRKTDIVYSLLLSAFLITFFKPGQLFMPGFLLSYLAVLCIVYITPVTDPFLGLGPRPTSLRASRALGRYFLKGISVSLAVWIGMMPVTAYYFRIVTPSVVIANLVAIPLLTVMIALGFPLLLAGSVPAIGKALSVLLGGVISSLVSALEIFSRMPLAFVRVPSPGTAFILVFYSALALLIFMQKRTHKKRFLFALFLIFSANLFVWNEVLITPPDSNRITFFDAGKADAMLIEMPDGRVALIDGGRGGTGRGVDAGRDIIAPYLWQRGKRGIDAVFLTHAHEDHIGGLLYLLREFEIGAVIDGGEVRRDLPEKALYDRYISIIRKKNTRRLVIKRSSAVEGFAGMELFVLNPPEGASYGDLNNDGVVMKAVTARGNSVLFTADSGSKAMKDMLLFGTFLKSDLVKVPHHGQGLGDDIVGRLFIESTGCESAVITNKATGKLNKRLLGILEEMKAEVFITGRDGAVIAEEKEKGFAVKAFKKEPAGPSSPLKHTK is encoded by the coding sequence ATGAATAGGCCTCTTGCACTTTTTATATTATCATTCCTTGCGGGTGTTTTCCTGGCGGGTGCTTTTCCGTATCTCACCGCGCCGGGCGCGGCGAGAGCGCTACCGGTTCTGCTCGCGCTTTTGGTGTTTCTAGCCGCGATATCGGTTAAGAAAAGCGTTCTGTTCCGGTCTTTTCTCTGCGTGTTCTTCCTTCTATTGGGGGTCTATCGCTACGCTTCTTTCACCGAACCCGGAGCAAACGACATAAGTAGATCCGTCTCTCCTGCCGGGAGCGAGGCGCTCATTACAGGGGTTATTACATCAGACCCCGAATGGAAAGGGCAGGCTCACGCAAGGCACCTTTCATTCGTTATGAGGGCGCGCCAGCTCCTTAGAGGGCATGAGAAGAGCCAGGTCACCGGTCTTGTGAAGGTCAATATGTACCGGCCCGGGGCCGATCCCCGAGTAGGCGATGTCATAGCCCTGAGCGGCAGTATCAGGCTGCCCGGGGAGATGGCCAATCCCGCGGGGTTCGATTACAGAAGATATCTTTCGCATTCCGGGGTGAGCGCAATTTTATCGAGCTCCAAAAGCGACCACTACATGAGGGCGGGAACGGAAAAAACCCCGGTCATACTCATCAGAAGGTGGATCTCTAACCTGAGAAGAAAGTCCGGAGAGATGCTTTCAGAATACCTCTCCGGCCGGAGAAAAGAGCTCGCCCGCTCGGTTCTTCTCGGCGAGAGGGGCGGTATAAGCGAAAAGACCAAAGAGGTCTTCGTCAAGACTGGCACTATGCACATTCTCGCGGTGAGCGGGCTTCATATAGGCGTTCTGGGTTTTGTCGTTCTGGGGATTCTGCGTTTTGCCGGGCTTGCCAGGAACACCTCCTACCTTCTTACGATGCTTTCAATAATCCTCTTCGCGGTATTCGCTGGATGCCGCCCGTCATCTATGAGGGCCGCTATCATGGGCTCGTTTCTCCTGGCGGGGTTGATACTGGGCAGGAAGACCGATATTGTGTATTCACTTCTGCTTTCGGCGTTCTTGATAACCTTCTTCAAGCCGGGGCAGCTATTCATGCCGGGCTTTCTCTTATCATACCTCGCGGTTCTCTGCATAGTGTATATAACCCCGGTAACGGATCCTTTTTTGGGGCTTGGGCCGAGACCCACCTCTTTAAGAGCGTCCCGGGCACTTGGCAGATATTTCCTTAAAGGGATATCGGTCTCCCTCGCCGTGTGGATAGGGATGATGCCGGTAACGGCGTATTATTTCCGTATAGTGACCCCTTCGGTCGTCATCGCCAATCTGGTCGCCATACCTCTTTTAACCGTAATGATCGCTCTGGGATTCCCGCTTCTTCTCGCGGGGAGCGTTCCCGCGATCGGGAAAGCCCTTTCGGTCCTTCTGGGCGGGGTGATATCGTCTCTAGTTTCAGCTCTTGAGATCTTTTCCCGGATGCCACTCGCTTTCGTGAGGGTGCCTTCTCCGGGCACGGCTTTTATCCTTGTTTTTTACTCGGCCCTTGCGCTTCTTATCTTTATGCAAAAGAGGACGCATAAGAAGAGGTTCCTTTTCGCGCTTTTTCTCATTTTCAGTGCCAACCTCTTCGTGTGGAACGAAGTTTTGATAACGCCTCCTGATTCCAACAGGATAACTTTTTTCGACGCGGGCAAGGCAGATGCCATGCTAATCGAAATGCCCGACGGCCGGGTCGCTCTCATTGACGGAGGCAGGGGAGGGACCGGAAGGGGCGTTGACGCGGGAAGGGATATTATAGCGCCTTACCTCTGGCAGAGGGGAAAGCGCGGGATAGACGCGGTATTCCTTACCCACGCGCACGAGGACCACATAGGAGGCCTTCTTTACCTTTTAAGGGAGTTCGAGATAGGCGCAGTGATAGACGGCGGGGAGGTTCGCCGGGACCTCCCTGAAAAAGCCCTTTACGATCGATATATTTCGATCATACGAAAAAAGAACACCAGGCGCCTTGTCATCAAGCGCTCTAGTGCGGTAGAAGGCTTCGCCGGGATGGAGCTGTTTGTCCTCAACCCGCCCGAAGGCGCCTCTTACGGCGACCTGAATAACGACGGGGTTGTCATGAAGGCCGTAACCGCTAGGGGTAATAGCGTTCTTTTCACAGCTGACAGCGGATCAAAGGCCATGAAGGATATGCTTTTATTCGGTACTTTTCTCAAGAGCGATCTGGTGAAAGTGCCTCATCACGGCCAGGGGCTGGGTGATGATATTGTGGGCAGGCTCTTCATCGAGTCGACCGGCTGCGAAAGCGCCGTTATAACCAATAAAGCCACCGGCAAACTCAACAAGCGCCTTCTGGGGATTTTGGAAGAGATGAAAGCCGAGGTATTTATCACCGGGCGTGACGGGGCGGTTATCGCCGAAGAAAAAGAAAAAGGCTTCGCGGTGAAAGCTTTTAAAAAAGAGCCAGCCGGCCCGTCAAGCCCTCTAAAACATACAAAATAA
- a CDS encoding 2,3-bisphosphoglycerate-independent phosphoglycerate mutase, whose protein sequence is MQLKLEKLDGFTPRKGPLVLIIMDGVGMGREDETNAVYMAKTPCLDRLFNSELFTTLQAHGTAVGLPTDDDMGNSEVGHNALGAGRVFAQGAKLVNNSIENESIFNSPTWQDLVSNVKGTSGRTFHFIGLLSDGNVHSHIDQLFSMIKRLAKTGIERVRVHALLDGRDVDERSALRYIDKTEELLRAIRGEKGFDYRIASGGGRMVTTMDRYNADWSVVKRGWDAHVLGKARNFASAKEAVETYYREDPGITDQYMDPFVVVEDGKPVGTIEDGDSVVFFNFRGDRAIEISRAFDEEDFSEFDRVRRPSVKFAGMMEYDGDLHIPKRFLVAPPEIDRTVCEYLCTANVRMMAISETQKFGHVTYFWNGNKSGYVCKELEDYLEIPSDKIQFDKAPDMKAPEITQKVVDSLKSGQYRFIRLNFANGDMVGHTAVPDAVVQAVETVDKCVGRILDKVKELGGVAIVTADHGNSDEMFELKKGERVMKTAHTLNPVPFAIYDPLYAGEYRMANLEKRGLSNVAGTILNLLGYRNVADYDPPLIEFN, encoded by the coding sequence ATGCAGCTTAAACTCGAAAAACTCGATGGTTTCACTCCCCGTAAGGGCCCGCTCGTTCTTATCATTATGGACGGGGTAGGCATGGGCAGGGAGGATGAGACCAACGCCGTTTATATGGCGAAGACGCCCTGTCTGGACAGGCTTTTCAACAGCGAGCTTTTCACGACGCTCCAGGCCCACGGTACCGCCGTGGGACTACCTACCGATGATGACATGGGTAACAGCGAGGTGGGGCACAACGCTCTCGGTGCGGGAAGGGTCTTTGCCCAGGGAGCGAAACTGGTGAATAATTCCATAGAGAATGAATCCATTTTTAACAGCCCGACCTGGCAGGACCTTGTCTCTAACGTCAAGGGTACCTCCGGAAGGACCTTCCACTTCATAGGGCTTCTTTCCGACGGTAATGTCCACTCGCATATAGACCAGCTTTTCAGCATGATAAAACGCCTGGCCAAGACGGGGATCGAACGGGTCCGCGTTCACGCGCTTCTCGACGGGCGCGATGTGGACGAGAGGTCTGCTCTTAGGTACATAGACAAGACCGAGGAGCTTTTACGCGCTATCCGCGGGGAAAAGGGATTTGATTACCGGATAGCCTCCGGCGGAGGCCGGATGGTTACCACCATGGACCGTTACAACGCCGACTGGAGCGTGGTCAAGCGGGGCTGGGACGCGCATGTGCTTGGAAAGGCGAGGAACTTCGCATCTGCCAAAGAAGCGGTTGAGACTTACTACAGGGAGGATCCGGGAATAACGGACCAGTACATGGATCCCTTCGTCGTGGTCGAGGACGGTAAGCCCGTGGGCACGATCGAGGACGGCGACTCGGTGGTGTTCTTTAACTTCCGGGGAGACCGCGCGATAGAGATATCCCGCGCATTTGACGAAGAGGACTTCAGCGAGTTCGACAGGGTGAGGCGCCCCAGCGTGAAATTCGCCGGGATGATGGAATATGACGGGGACCTGCATATACCGAAACGCTTTCTCGTGGCCCCTCCAGAGATAGACAGGACTGTATGCGAGTACCTTTGCACCGCAAATGTCAGGATGATGGCGATCTCCGAGACCCAGAAGTTCGGGCACGTCACGTATTTCTGGAACGGTAATAAATCCGGGTATGTCTGCAAGGAGCTTGAGGATTATCTGGAGATACCTTCTGACAAGATACAGTTCGACAAGGCCCCCGACATGAAGGCTCCTGAGATAACGCAGAAGGTCGTGGACAGCCTGAAATCCGGCCAGTACAGGTTCATAAGGCTGAATTTCGCCAACGGGGACATGGTGGGCCACACCGCTGTTCCGGACGCGGTGGTGCAGGCGGTGGAGACTGTCGACAAGTGCGTCGGGAGGATACTCGATAAGGTCAAAGAGCTCGGAGGCGTAGCCATAGTCACCGCCGACCACGGCAATTCCGATGAGATGTTCGAACTCAAGAAGGGCGAGCGGGTCATGAAGACCGCTCACACGTTGAACCCGGTTCCTTTCGCGATATACGACCCGCTTTACGCGGGGGAATACCGCATGGCGAACCTGGAGAAAAGAGGGCTTTCCAACGTGGCCGGGACCATACTGAACCTGTTGGGGTACAGGAACGTTGCCGATTACGATCCGCCTCTTATCGAGTTTAATTGA
- the speD gene encoding adenosylmethionine decarboxylase, whose product MRERRKESFGPHLMLDLRKCAAGKLSDYKLIFDILHELPEKIGMTRITQPYVFPYAGLVPEDKGITGTVIIAESHISIHTFQEKDYCFVDVFSCKDFDVELAAKYIIDAFESKDYDKYVVNRGKDFVRYSDSREAVLV is encoded by the coding sequence ATGAGGGAAAGAAGAAAGGAATCTTTCGGTCCGCATCTTATGCTGGATCTGAGGAAGTGCGCGGCGGGAAAACTCAGCGATTACAAGCTGATATTCGATATACTGCACGAACTTCCCGAGAAGATCGGCATGACCAGGATAACACAGCCGTACGTATTCCCCTACGCGGGGCTCGTTCCCGAGGACAAGGGGATAACCGGCACGGTGATCATAGCGGAAAGCCATATATCGATACATACCTTCCAGGAGAAGGATTACTGCTTTGTCGATGTTTTCTCCTGCAAGGATTTCGATGTGGAGCTTGCCGCAAAATACATAATAGATGCTTTTGAATCAAAGGATTACGACAAGTACGTTGTAAACAGGGGCAAGGATTTCGTAAGGTATTCCGACTCAAGGGAAGCAGTACTTGTTTAG